The following coding sequences are from one Saccharomyces eubayanus strain FM1318 chromosome VII, whole genome shotgun sequence window:
- the COG2 gene encoding Golgi transport complex subunit COG2, translating into MDFLNDTDLDLALPVTAEISKELFATEIEKYRESQNDGADMAAFDIDKFLVEKNFHYLPLDALIRDLSGLSQKMVQTLLEQITTNYDDYLSFSNTYTDEENKTLLNLERTQSDLQKFMTQLDHLVQEDITNSQEIIKDVLEYLKKLDEIYGSLRNHSHLTAALSLGKKLSKSLHEMCGIEPLEEEICSGLIEQLYSLVTTSRRILHSFVDSNSPYAHHLRNDYQDLLQEFQISLKILTEKCLENPSSCQKLSLTLVSILKIT; encoded by the coding sequence ATGGACTTTTTAAACGATACTGATCTGGATTTGGCCTTGCCAGTAACCGCTGAAATATCCAAGGAGCTGTTTGCAACAGAGATTGAGAAGTACCGTGAATCTCAAAATGACGGGGCCGATATGGCTGCGTTTGATATCGATAAGTTTTTAGTAGAGAAGAATTTCCACTACCTCCCTCTTGACGCACTTATTAGAGATCTATCTGGACTTTCACAAAAAATGGTACAAACACTATTAGAACAGATAACAACCAATTATGATGATTATTTGTCTTTCTCCAATACATAtactgatgaagaaaataaaacgcTGTTGAATTTGGAAAGGACGCAGAGCGaccttcaaaaattcatgACTCAATTGGATCATTTGGTACAGGAAGACATCACCAATAGTCAAGAGATCATAAAGGATGTCTTGGAATActtaaagaaattggatgaGATATACGGTTCATTACGCAACCATTCACACTTGACAGCAGCACTTTCGCTGGGAAAGAAGCTAAGTAAGTCTCTTCATGAAATGTGCGGCATAGAACCGCTAGAGGAAGAAATATGTTCTGGCTTGATTGAACAGTTGTACAGTTTAGTCACGACGTCACGTCGAATATTGCATTCGTTTGTTGATTCGAACTCGCCATATGCTCATCACCTGCGTAATGATTACCAAGATCTTCTGcaagaatttcaaatatcattgaagattttaacTGAAAAGTGTTTGGAGAACCCATCAAGCTGCCAGAAACTGTCTTTAACACTAGTTTCCATATTAAAGATCACATAA
- the MEP1 gene encoding ammonium permease MEP1 has protein sequence METMESRSTGPLTTEIYDGPTVAFMILGAALVFFMVPGLGFLYSGLARRKSALALIWVVLMATLVGILQWYFWGYSLAFSKSATNNKFIGNLDSFGFRNVYGKKSDGDVYPELAYATFQMMFSCVNLSIIAGATAERGRLLPHMVFLFILATIVYCPVTYWIWSPGGWAYQWGVLDWAGGGNIEILSAVSGFVYSWFLGKRNEKLLINFRPHNVSLVTLGTSILWFGWLLFNSASSLSPNLRSVYAFMNTCLSAITGGMTWCLLDYRSERKWSTVGLCSGIISGLVAATPSSGCITLYGSLIQGIVAGIVCNFXTKLKYYAKVDDAMDILAEHGVAGIIGLIFNALFAADWVIGMDGVSEHEGGWISHNYKQMYKQIAYIAASIGYTAVVTAIICFVLGYIPGMTLRISDEAEERGMDEDQIGEFAYDYVEVRRDYYLWGVEEDSQQSTVNHRSTDTRSTVDHSSSTNSSLDGNEEMARSEKITPSHQEKPSDR, from the coding sequence ATGGAAACGATGGAAAGTCGATCTACAGGGCCTCTTACGACGGAAATTTACGATGGCCCCACTGTGGCCTTTATGATTTTGGGTGCCGCcttggtttttttcatggTACCTGGGCTGGGATTCTTGTACTCAGGACTGGCGAGAAGAAAATCCGCATTGGCGTTGATTTGGGTAGTGCTGATGGCGACGCTGGTCGGTATACTGCAATGGTACTTTTGGGGTTACTCTTTAGCCTTTTCCAAGTCCGccaccaacaacaaattcatTGGAAACTTGGACTCGTTTGGGTTTAGGAACGTATACGGGAAGAAATCCGACGGCGATGTCTATCCTGAACTTGCGTATGCGACCTTCCAGATGATGTTTTCCTGCGTCAACTTAAGCATTATCGCAGGCGCTACAGCTGAAAGAGGTAGATTGCTACCGCACATggttttcctcttcattcTAGCCACTATTGTGTACTGTCCGGTGACGTACTGGATTTGGTCTCCGGGCGGTTGGGCTTACCAATGGGGAGTGCTGGACTGGGCAGGCGGTGGGAACATTGAGATTCTGAGTGCCGTTTCCGGATTCGTCTACTCTTGGTTTTTAGgcaaaagaaatgaaaaactgcTGATAAACTTCAGACCTCATAATGTGTCGTTGGTAACTCTAGGCACGTCCATACTGTGGTTTGGTTGGTTACTCTTCAATTCAGCCTCGTCACTATCACCAAATTTGAGGTCAGTTTATGCCTTTATGAACACGTGCCTCAGCGCCATTACTGGCGGGATGACATGGTGCCTCTTGGATTATAGATCAGAAAGGAAATGGTCGACTGTCGGTTTGTGTTCTGGTATTATCTCAGGATTGGTAGCAGCCACACCAAGTTCAGGATGTATAACTCTCTACGGCTCGCTAATCCAAGGCATTGTGGCGGGGATCGTCTGTAATTTTKCCACTAAATTAAAATACTATGCTAAAGTGGATGACGCCATGGATATTCTTGCTGAGCACGGAGTCGCAGGCATAATAGGACTAATATTCAATGCTCTTTTCGCGGCAGATTGGGTGATCGGTATGGACGGAGTCAGCGAACACGAGGGTGGCTGGATAAGTCACAATTACAAGCAAATGTACAAGCAGATTGCTTATATTGCCGCATCAATAGGATACACTGCCGTTGTCACGGCAATCATTTGCTTTGTGCTCGGGTACATTCCTGGAATGACGCTGAGAATATCTGATGAAGCAGAAGAACGTGGTATGGATGAAGACCAAATTGGTGAATTCGCATACGACTATGTGGAGGTTAGAAGAGATTATTATTTATGGGGtgtagaagaagattcTCAACAGTCTACTGTAAATCACCGCAGTACTGACACTCGCTCAACTGTTGACCATAGCAGCAGTACCAATAGTTCTTTAGACGGGAACGAAGAAATGGCCCGGTCGGAAAAAATAACACCATCTCATCAAGAAAAGCCTAGCGATAGGTGA